From one Solanum stenotomum isolate F172 chromosome 12, ASM1918654v1, whole genome shotgun sequence genomic stretch:
- the LOC125846263 gene encoding CBS domain-containing protein CBSX5-like, producing the protein MAVSFLNREVSDLCLGKPALKPIPAKATVSEALTLLKKSGETHVSVWSCDHIRKVVEEGGGGDSVCRCIGKICMVDVICFLCKEENLADPSKALQTPVEQILPKGNSIVRHLDPNSSLLEAIDYILEGAQNLVIPIQNYKSTPSRKKLLSKASFLTPTNHNGVEYCWLTQEDIVRFLLNSIGVFSPMPTFSIESLNIINHDMMTVSYHDPAISSLDAIIRAYIEQSSVAVVDEDNRLIGEISPFTLAYCDETVAAAIATLSAGDLMTYIDYGGPPEDLIELVKMRLQEKKLGAMVELIDEEFSLSSSSSSASSCSSDDESGSNKVTVLGRYSSARRSEAITCYPWSSLVAVMIQALAHRANSIWVMDEDHNLIGVVTFKGILEVFRSIANAKRKPEKENTSKQ; encoded by the exons ATGGCAGTAAGTTTTCTGAATCGGGAGGTATCTGATCTGTGTCTTGGTAAGCCGGCTTTAAAGCCTATTCCAGCCAAAGCCACCGTATCGGAGGCGTTgacattgttgaaaaaatctGGCGAGACTCATGTAAGCGTTTGGAGCTGTGACCATATAAGGAAGGTTGTAGAAGAAGGAGGTGGAGGAGATTCTGTGTGCCGCTGTATTGGTAAGATCTGTATGGTTGATGTGATTTGCTTCCTCTGTAAGGAAGAGAATTTGGCTGATCCTTCTAAGGCTCTTCAAACTCCCGTGGAACAGATTTTGCCTAAAGGGAATTCCATTGTCAGACATTTGGATCCAAATTCTAG CTTGTTGGAAGCAATAGATTACATTCTTGAAGGTGCACAGAATCTAGTTATACCAATTCAAAACTACAAGAGCACCCCTTCGAGGAAAAAACTTTTGAGTAAAGCATCATTTTTGACTCCCACAAATCATAACGGAGTTGAATACTGCTGGCTAACTCAGGAAGACATTGTCCGGTTCCTTCTGAACTCCATTGGAGTCTTCTCTCCTATGCCTACTTTTTCAATTGAATCACTCAATATCATAAATCACGATATGATGACTGTTAGTTATCATGATCCTGCAATTTCTTCTTTGGATGCCATAATTCGGGCGTATATTGAGCAGAGCTCAGTTGCTGTTGTTGATGAAGACAACCGATTGATTGGTGAAATCTCTCCCTTCACTCTAGCCTACTGTGATGAGACCGTTGCAGCAGCAATCGCGACACTTTCAGCTGGTGATCTCATGACTTACATTGACTATGGTGGTCCTCCAGAGGACTTGATCGAGTTGGTCAAGATGAGGTTACAAGAAAAGAAACTTGGGGCAATGGTGGAACTAATAGATGAAGagttttcactttcttcatcatcatcttctgctTCGAGCTGTTCATCAGATGATGAATCAGGCTCAAACAAAGTTACTGTGCTAGGACGATATTCTTCAGCAAGAAGATCCGAGGCAATTACTTGTTATCCATGGAGTTCATTGGTGGCTGTGATGATCCAAGCTCTAGCACATCGTGCtaattccatttgggtgatgGATGAAGACCATAATTTGATCGGAGTTGTAACATTTAAAGGAATTCTGGAAGTTTTCAGGAGTATCGCTAATGCGAAGCGTAAACCAGAAAAGGAGAATACATCAAAGCAATAA